A window of the Henckelia pumila isolate YLH828 chromosome 3, ASM3356847v2, whole genome shotgun sequence genome harbors these coding sequences:
- the LOC140893411 gene encoding uncharacterized protein, translating into MCFLGCDEEETEVGRQQAAGSCPYCGGKVHAIDVGSQFRLCFLIPICFRFKRKYSCTLCSKRLVLYDY; encoded by the coding sequence ATGTGTTTTCTTGGCTGCGACGAGGAGGAGACGGAGGTGGGGCGGCAGCAGGCGGCGGGATCGTGCCCATACTGCGGCGGAAAGGTGCATGCCATCGACGTCGGAAGCCAATTCCGCCTATGCTTTCTGATCCCGATTTGCTTCAGATTCAAACGCAAGTACTCTTGTACTCTCTGTTCCAAGCGCTTGGTTTTATACGATTATTAA